Proteins from a genomic interval of Arthrobacter sp. CAN_C5:
- the secA gene encoding preprotein translocase subunit SecA: MPSLLERVLRTGDKKTLKKLRNYADAINVLEDEFREMSDDDLRGEADKLKQRFADGETLDDLLPEAFAAVREASSRTLKLRQFDVQLMGGANLHLGNISEMKTGEGKTLVAVAPAFLNALSGKGVHIVTTNDYLAEYQSELMGRVFRFLGMTCGCILSKQDPATRREQYNSDVTYGTNNEFGFDYLRDNMAWSASELVQRGHNFAIVDEVDSILIDEARTPLIISGQASGDVNRWYTEFSKVVRKLEKDTDYEVDEKKRTVGVLEDGIEKVEDYLGIQNLYESANTPLIGFLNNAIKAKELFKKDKDYVVLNGEVMIVDEHTGRILAGRRYNEGMHQAIEAKEGVEIKAENQTLATVTLQNYFRLYEKLSGMTGTAETEAAEFMATYKLGVVPIPTNRPMVRADLSDLIYKNEIAKFDAVVKDIVERHESGQPVLVGTTSVEKSEYLSKQLAKAGIRHEVLNAKNHSREAAIVAQAGRKGAVTVATNMAGRGTDIMLGGNAEFNAIAELEKRGLSPVDSPEDYEDQWPSALDAARNAVESEHNEVRDLGGLYVLGTERHESRRIDNQLRGRSGRQGDPGRSRFYLSLTDDLMRLFNSGAAERIMNSSTMPDDVALESKLVSKAIESAQGQVEGRNAEQRKNVLKYDDVLNRQREAIYGDRRRILEGGDLHEKVAFFLEDVVTAMVDEATAQGHGDDWDYEQLWTNLRTLYPISLTIDEVLDEAGGPSKVTRDFLHAEILSDAKLAYQTREEALGEQTMRELERRVVLSVIGRKWQEHLYEMDYLKEGIGLRAMAQRDPLVEYQREGFILFQAMMEAIREESIGFLFNLEVEVGAPAPTGLPGVTDGRGLVQAPTIKAAGLDAPEKPATLNFSAPNAQGEVETRVERNSSAKAESNGTTRAEIRAAAKRRKK; encoded by the coding sequence GTGCCATCACTTCTTGAACGAGTCCTCCGCACCGGCGATAAGAAGACACTGAAGAAACTCCGGAACTATGCTGACGCCATCAACGTCCTGGAGGACGAGTTCCGCGAGATGAGCGACGACGACCTCAGGGGCGAGGCCGACAAGCTGAAGCAGCGTTTCGCCGATGGTGAGACCCTCGACGATCTGCTACCCGAGGCGTTCGCGGCCGTCAGGGAGGCCTCCAGCCGCACCCTGAAGCTGCGGCAGTTCGACGTCCAGTTGATGGGCGGCGCCAACCTGCACCTGGGCAACATCTCCGAAATGAAGACCGGCGAGGGCAAGACCCTGGTGGCGGTGGCCCCCGCGTTCCTCAACGCGCTTTCGGGCAAAGGAGTCCACATTGTCACCACGAACGACTATCTGGCGGAGTACCAGTCGGAGCTGATGGGACGGGTGTTCCGGTTCCTGGGCATGACCTGCGGCTGCATTCTGTCCAAGCAGGATCCGGCAACCCGCCGCGAGCAGTACAATTCCGACGTCACCTACGGCACCAACAACGAGTTCGGGTTCGACTATCTCCGCGACAACATGGCGTGGAGTGCTTCCGAACTGGTGCAGCGCGGCCACAACTTTGCGATCGTTGACGAGGTTGACTCCATCCTGATCGACGAGGCACGCACCCCGCTGATCATCTCCGGTCAGGCCTCCGGCGACGTCAACCGGTGGTACACGGAGTTCTCCAAGGTGGTCAGAAAATTGGAGAAGGACACCGACTACGAGGTCGACGAGAAAAAGCGCACGGTTGGCGTCCTGGAGGACGGCATCGAAAAGGTTGAGGACTACCTCGGAATCCAGAACCTCTACGAATCAGCCAACACCCCCCTGATCGGCTTCCTGAACAACGCGATCAAGGCCAAGGAGCTGTTCAAGAAGGACAAGGATTACGTGGTCCTCAATGGTGAGGTCATGATTGTCGACGAGCACACCGGCCGTATCCTGGCTGGCCGCCGCTACAACGAAGGCATGCACCAGGCCATCGAGGCCAAGGAGGGGGTGGAGATCAAGGCCGAGAACCAGACCCTCGCGACCGTGACCCTGCAGAACTACTTCCGCCTCTACGAAAAGCTCTCCGGCATGACCGGTACGGCCGAAACCGAGGCCGCCGAGTTCATGGCCACCTACAAGCTCGGCGTGGTTCCCATCCCCACCAACCGCCCCATGGTGCGCGCCGACCTGTCCGATCTCATCTACAAGAATGAAATTGCCAAGTTCGACGCCGTCGTGAAGGACATTGTTGAACGGCACGAGAGCGGGCAGCCGGTTTTGGTTGGTACCACCAGCGTGGAGAAGAGCGAGTACCTCTCGAAGCAGCTGGCGAAGGCCGGCATCCGCCACGAGGTGCTGAATGCCAAGAACCACTCCCGCGAAGCAGCCATCGTCGCCCAGGCGGGGAGGAAGGGCGCCGTCACCGTCGCCACCAACATGGCCGGTCGTGGCACCGACATTATGCTCGGCGGCAACGCCGAGTTCAACGCGATCGCGGAACTGGAAAAGCGGGGCCTGAGCCCTGTCGACAGCCCCGAGGACTATGAAGACCAGTGGCCTTCAGCGCTGGATGCCGCAAGGAACGCGGTTGAGTCCGAACACAACGAGGTCCGCGATCTTGGCGGCCTCTATGTGCTGGGCACCGAACGGCACGAGTCACGACGAATTGATAACCAGCTCCGCGGGCGTTCCGGCCGCCAGGGGGATCCGGGACGGTCGCGCTTCTACCTTTCCCTGACGGATGACCTGATGCGCCTGTTCAACTCCGGGGCAGCTGAACGCATCATGAACAGCTCCACCATGCCCGACGACGTGGCACTGGAATCGAAGCTCGTGTCCAAGGCGATTGAAAGCGCACAGGGCCAGGTGGAGGGCCGCAACGCCGAACAGCGCAAGAACGTCCTGAAGTACGACGATGTGCTGAACCGTCAGCGCGAGGCGATCTACGGAGACCGGCGTCGTATCCTCGAGGGTGGTGACCTGCACGAAAAGGTGGCCTTCTTCCTCGAAGACGTGGTGACGGCAATGGTTGACGAAGCCACCGCCCAGGGCCACGGCGATGATTGGGACTACGAGCAGCTCTGGACCAACCTTCGAACCCTGTACCCGATCAGTCTCACGATCGACGAGGTCCTGGACGAGGCCGGCGGCCCGTCGAAGGTGACCCGCGACTTCCTGCACGCCGAAATTCTCTCCGACGCGAAGCTCGCCTACCAGACCCGTGAGGAAGCGCTCGGCGAGCAGACCATGCGCGAACTTGAGCGTCGGGTGGTGCTCTCAGTGATCGGCCGCAAATGGCAGGAACACCTGTACGAGATGGACTACCTCAAGGAAGGGATCGGGCTGCGGGCCATGGCCCAGCGCGACCCGCTGGTCGAGTACCAGCGTGAAGGGTTCATCCTGTTCCAGGCGATGATGGAAGCCATCCGCGAGGAAAGCATCGGTTTCCTCTTCAACCTTGAGGTCGAAGTGGGCGCTCCTGCGCCCACCGGTCTCCCCGGGGTGACCGATGGGCGTGGCCTCGTCCAGGCACCGACCATCAAGGCCGCGGGCCTCGATGCTCCCGAGAAGCCGGCAACCCTGAACTTCTCCGCCCCGAATGCGCAGGGCGAGGTGGAAACCCGCGTGGAGCGGAACTCTTCAGCCAAGGCCGAGTCCAACGGAACGACTCGGGCTGAAATCAGGGCGGCAGCCAAGCGTAGGAAGAAGTAG
- a CDS encoding helix-turn-helix domain-containing protein: MAEKRFLTLADVGEVLNISSSQTYALVRSGDLPAIQIGGRGQWRVESQVLEEFIARAYERSAAAVRDGAAGPVRDSSPR; the protein is encoded by the coding sequence GTGGCTGAGAAGCGATTCCTGACGCTCGCCGATGTGGGCGAGGTGCTGAATATCTCGTCGTCGCAAACCTATGCGCTGGTCCGCTCCGGCGACCTACCGGCCATTCAGATTGGCGGAAGGGGGCAGTGGCGGGTGGAGTCCCAGGTCCTGGAAGAATTCATTGCCCGGGCGTACGAGAGGTCGGCGGCCGCTGTCAGGGACGGCGCGGCGGGACCTGTGCGCGACAGTAGCCCCCGGTAG
- a CDS encoding P-loop NTPase, translating to MSIPVVTCGRTARECVTGLEQLRGPVTVVRWCADLPEVIAVCQTGLARAVILSTDAGELTASLIERLRNAEVAVVVLATDEGDRHRLDALGVAHTRANVGAAALATMVEAAVQLAAEGPAPGAGSVSYADPAVALERAAPGPGPGGNESAPAEVGEVMAVWGPAGSPGRTTVAVNLAAELAAGGRAVLLIDADTYGASVAASLGLLDESAGLAQACRLADQGSLDLTGLNRAITRLAVRGAHLGVLTGITRADRWTELRPAALTRVLELARSIADVTIIDCGFCLETDEELSFDTVAPRRNAATLCCLSEADTVLAVGAADAVGLPRLIRALADLEASVPTAKPRVVLNKVRAAAVGRGPERQLREAWDRFGPSQSVDAFLPADFPAVDSALLGGSVLLESAPRSPLRTAIAGLAGVPIEQLRRSRVGAGHNEVKFSLNGVRLLGKGPQRSGL from the coding sequence ATGAGCATCCCGGTGGTGACCTGCGGGCGGACCGCCCGCGAGTGTGTCACCGGTTTGGAGCAGCTTCGGGGTCCTGTCACCGTCGTGCGGTGGTGCGCGGATCTGCCCGAAGTGATCGCGGTATGCCAGACGGGCCTGGCCCGCGCCGTGATCCTGTCCACCGACGCCGGTGAGCTGACAGCTTCACTGATCGAACGGCTCCGGAACGCCGAGGTGGCGGTGGTGGTCCTGGCGACGGATGAGGGCGATCGGCACCGTCTCGACGCGCTCGGGGTCGCCCACACGAGGGCCAACGTTGGCGCGGCGGCCCTCGCCACGATGGTGGAAGCCGCAGTCCAGCTGGCAGCGGAGGGGCCCGCTCCCGGCGCCGGGAGTGTTTCCTATGCTGATCCCGCCGTTGCCCTGGAGCGGGCAGCGCCCGGACCAGGGCCCGGTGGCAACGAGTCGGCACCTGCCGAGGTGGGGGAGGTGATGGCGGTTTGGGGTCCCGCCGGGTCCCCGGGGCGGACCACCGTCGCCGTTAATCTGGCAGCCGAGCTCGCGGCGGGTGGGCGGGCGGTACTGCTCATCGATGCCGATACCTATGGAGCGAGCGTCGCGGCGTCCTTGGGATTGCTCGACGAATCGGCAGGTCTCGCGCAGGCCTGCCGGTTGGCCGACCAGGGATCATTGGACCTGACGGGACTCAACCGGGCTATCACCCGCCTAGCTGTGAGAGGGGCACACCTCGGCGTCCTGACCGGAATCACCCGCGCCGACCGCTGGACCGAGTTGCGGCCGGCGGCGCTGACCAGAGTGCTCGAACTGGCGCGGTCGATCGCCGATGTGACAATAATCGACTGCGGATTCTGTCTGGAAACCGATGAGGAACTGAGCTTCGACACGGTCGCACCGCGCCGGAACGCGGCCACGCTGTGCTGCCTCAGCGAAGCGGACACCGTTCTTGCGGTGGGCGCGGCGGACGCCGTCGGCCTACCGAGGTTAATTCGTGCGCTGGCTGACCTCGAAGCTTCGGTGCCCACCGCGAAACCACGGGTGGTCCTGAACAAGGTGCGGGCTGCAGCGGTCGGCCGTGGCCCTGAACGGCAACTCCGGGAGGCGTGGGACCGATTCGGTCCGTCGCAGTCGGTGGATGCGTTCCTGCCGGCGGACTTCCCCGCCGTCGATTCCGCGCTGTTGGGAGGGTCGGTGCTGCTCGAATCAGCGCCCCGTTCACCCCTTCGTACCGCGATCGCCGGGCTGGCCGGTGTACCGATTGAACAACTGCGGCGCAGCCGCGTTGGAGCAGGCCACAACGAAGTGAAGTTTTCCCTCAACGGCGTTAGGCTCTTGGGTAAGGGGCCGCAAAGGAGCGGCCTTTAA
- a CDS encoding winged helix-turn-helix domain-containing protein produces MTSVLTQSQARRIALGAQGLANVRPTGPATARQVGLTFDRLQLLQIDSVNVLARSHYLPHFSRLGNYDRDQLDRLAGKHPRRMVEYWAHEASFIRPELFPYLRPLQERRWVGASSVPEGLRESLRERILEVLAVSRPLTAGQLQLRLGHEEIRSADQWGWNWNSVKRVLEDMFERGQVSSAGRTPSFERRYGLSSRVLPDPQAAVMEVDPAEAQLVLIERAARAQGVGTLRCLADYFRLPLTASETAVETLVARGTLSRVTISGWGKPAFRHVGSVLPRRAEGRALLSPFDSMVFERRRLSALFGFDYRLEIYTPAEKRRYGYYVLPFLLRETMAARIDLKADRATGRLLVRGSHAEPDAPSDTAAELAAELRLMAAWLGLHEVVVEQNGNIAAALKLAVSHE; encoded by the coding sequence ATGACCAGTGTTCTCACCCAGTCGCAGGCCCGGCGCATAGCACTCGGCGCCCAGGGACTGGCTAACGTAAGGCCCACCGGCCCCGCTACGGCGCGGCAGGTGGGCCTTACCTTTGACCGCCTGCAGTTGCTCCAGATCGATTCTGTCAATGTGCTCGCCCGCAGCCACTATCTTCCGCATTTCTCCCGGCTGGGCAACTATGACCGCGACCAGCTGGACCGCCTGGCTGGCAAGCATCCCCGTCGGATGGTCGAGTACTGGGCACACGAAGCCAGTTTCATTCGCCCCGAGCTATTCCCCTATCTGCGGCCGCTCCAGGAGCGGCGTTGGGTGGGGGCGAGCTCAGTGCCTGAGGGGCTCAGGGAATCCCTGCGGGAGCGGATCCTTGAGGTGCTCGCCGTCAGTCGCCCCCTTACCGCCGGGCAGCTACAGCTAAGGCTTGGTCACGAAGAGATCCGCAGCGCTGACCAGTGGGGGTGGAACTGGAATTCGGTGAAGCGGGTGCTGGAGGACATGTTCGAGCGGGGGCAGGTATCCTCGGCCGGGCGAACCCCGTCCTTTGAACGACGTTACGGGCTTTCGTCACGGGTGTTGCCGGATCCACAGGCGGCGGTGATGGAGGTGGATCCCGCCGAGGCTCAGCTGGTGCTCATCGAGCGTGCGGCCCGCGCTCAGGGGGTGGGGACGCTGAGGTGCTTGGCCGACTATTTCCGGCTGCCGCTGACGGCGAGCGAGACGGCGGTCGAGACGCTGGTTGCCCGCGGGACGCTCAGCCGGGTCACGATTTCGGGGTGGGGTAAACCAGCTTTCCGCCATGTCGGATCGGTGCTCCCACGAAGAGCCGAGGGAAGGGCGCTGCTCAGCCCCTTTGATTCGATGGTCTTCGAACGACGCCGGTTGTCGGCACTGTTCGGGTTCGACTACCGCCTGGAGATCTACACCCCTGCTGAAAAACGGCGGTACGGCTACTATGTGCTGCCGTTTCTGCTGCGGGAGACGATGGCCGCGCGGATCGATCTGAAGGCCGACCGGGCGACCGGGCGGCTCCTGGTGCGTGGAAGCCACGCCGAGCCCGATGCGCCGTCGGACACCGCTGCGGAACTAGCGGCCGAACTGAGGCTGATGGCAGCATGGCTGGGGTTGCATGAGGTGGTGGTTGAACAGAACGGGAACATCGCGGCGGCCCTGAAGCTGGCAGTTTCCCACGAATAG
- a CDS encoding Rv3235 family protein: protein MMTVQAQLSRPRSAGSIATAADRGSPLPAGSAPQATPEEVAAAAQVQRIARSVVQAALEVLGGSRPLQQLADWLDPPSYERLQLRANLVRTLNRAAAASGQPDQLLHRNVSVRTVRTCRVNAYVYEAAAVTYENHRARAVALRLERRRGHWKVTALEIG from the coding sequence ATGATGACCGTCCAGGCCCAACTCTCCCGCCCTCGCAGCGCCGGATCCATCGCGACCGCCGCTGATCGAGGCAGCCCGCTACCCGCGGGTTCCGCACCCCAGGCAACACCCGAGGAGGTTGCTGCGGCAGCGCAGGTGCAGCGGATTGCCCGCTCGGTGGTGCAGGCAGCGCTCGAGGTCCTGGGTGGTTCCCGCCCCCTGCAGCAGCTTGCCGACTGGCTGGATCCGCCCAGCTACGAGCGTCTCCAGCTCCGCGCCAACCTGGTGCGGACCCTCAACCGGGCCGCAGCGGCCAGCGGTCAGCCCGATCAACTCCTGCACCGCAACGTGTCGGTTCGCACGGTTCGCACCTGTCGCGTCAATGCCTACGTCTACGAGGCTGCCGCCGTAACCTACGAGAACCACAGAGCCCGCGCCGTCGCCCTTCGGTTGGAGCGTCGACGCGGGCACTGGAAGGTGACTGCGCTGGAAATCGGGTGA
- a CDS encoding LysM peptidoglycan-binding domain-containing protein, giving the protein MDTVKTYRRDIIPVIMIAFLALGLYLSGEAIRGNASRFTSYQRLEGLLGVAASTAGMVLVGWWAAALALALLSEGLRRGGLERAALVTGALSPQFMKRLASAVLGLQLVIGGSAPAFALPLTAGPDASSPMVLAGDQVATSAADLPAIEPQWKPRPGPVENGPLLRGELRRSLPSSRPVPVVIEVGPGDSLWTIAARQLGPFATDVEIAQAWPRWHHENRQVIGDNPDLLLPGQLLRVPQEPR; this is encoded by the coding sequence ATGGACACAGTGAAGACGTACCGACGGGACATCATCCCGGTAATCATGATCGCTTTCCTCGCCCTGGGGCTTTACCTGTCAGGGGAGGCAATCCGCGGCAACGCCAGCCGGTTCACTAGCTACCAGCGGTTGGAAGGATTGCTGGGGGTAGCGGCGTCGACGGCAGGCATGGTTCTGGTCGGGTGGTGGGCGGCGGCCCTCGCGCTTGCCCTGCTCAGTGAAGGCCTCCGCCGCGGCGGGCTCGAGCGGGCTGCCCTCGTGACAGGAGCCCTCTCGCCGCAGTTTATGAAGCGACTCGCGTCAGCTGTGCTGGGGTTACAGCTGGTGATAGGCGGTTCCGCACCAGCCTTCGCCCTTCCCCTCACCGCTGGCCCCGACGCCTCCAGCCCGATGGTGCTGGCCGGGGACCAGGTGGCCACCTCCGCGGCCGACCTCCCGGCAATCGAACCTCAGTGGAAACCACGTCCCGGACCGGTGGAAAACGGGCCCCTGCTGCGTGGGGAGCTGCGCCGATCCCTCCCATCAAGCCGTCCGGTGCCGGTTGTCATCGAGGTGGGACCCGGGGACTCGCTGTGGACGATCGCGGCCCGCCAGCTCGGGCCCTTCGCCACCGACGTCGAGATAGCACAGGCGTGGCCGCGATGGCATCACGAGAACCGTCAGGTGATCGGCGACAACCCTGATCTGCTCCTGCCAGGGCAGCTCCTACGGGTGCCACAGGAGCCCCGGTAG